A single window of Paenibacillus sp. SYP-B4298 DNA harbors:
- the hfq gene encoding RNA chaperone Hfq — translation MNKSINIQDTFLNQLRKDSVPVTVYLTNGFQIRGVIRAFDNFTIVIDSEGRQQMVYKHAISTFTPQRNVSLMQDSGSND, via the coding sequence ATGAACAAATCGATCAACATTCAAGATACATTTCTCAATCAACTGCGAAAAGATAGTGTCCCGGTTACCGTTTATTTGACCAACGGCTTCCAGATTCGCGGTGTCATCAGAGCATTCGACAACTTTACGATCGTCATTGACAGCGAAGGCCGCCAACAGATGGTTTACAAGCATGCGATCTCGACCTTTACCCCACAGCGCAATGTGTCGCTAATGCAGGATTCCGGCAGTAACGACTGA
- the miaA gene encoding tRNA (adenosine(37)-N6)-dimethylallyltransferase MiaA: protein MTDKPRLLVLVGPTAVGKTAYSLEIAKAWNAEIISGDSMQVYRGMDVGTAKLPPAEREGIPHHLIDICEPEYPFSVAEFQSRCQELIPEIHARGKLPFIVGGTGLYVESICYNYQFSEVGSDEAYREELQQLAQQQGNEELHRRLCAVDPEAGKRLHPNDVRRVIRALEIYKLTGAVMADQSRRQEKTSPYELCVIGLNTERSYLYERVDQRVDLMMEQGLLAEVERLLAAGVPDTAISMQGLGYKELVPYLRGEYTLEQAVYLLKRDTRHFAKRQLSWFRHMQDIQWVELDRLQNFNDALQIIHDIIAGKFKEQREYKSNQSYL, encoded by the coding sequence ATGACGGACAAGCCCAGGCTGCTGGTGCTGGTCGGCCCGACAGCCGTCGGCAAGACCGCCTATAGCCTGGAGATTGCCAAAGCATGGAACGCCGAGATTATATCCGGCGACTCGATGCAGGTATATAGAGGGATGGATGTTGGCACAGCGAAGCTCCCGCCAGCGGAGCGGGAGGGCATCCCCCATCATTTAATTGATATTTGCGAGCCGGAGTACCCGTTCTCTGTGGCTGAGTTTCAGAGCCGCTGTCAGGAGCTGATACCGGAGATTCATGCGCGCGGCAAGCTGCCTTTCATTGTGGGCGGCACCGGGCTGTATGTCGAGTCGATCTGCTACAACTACCAATTCTCCGAGGTCGGCTCTGATGAGGCCTACCGGGAGGAGCTGCAGCAGCTTGCACAGCAGCAGGGCAATGAGGAGCTGCACAGGCGGCTGTGCGCAGTCGATCCCGAGGCGGGCAAGCGGCTGCACCCCAATGATGTGCGGCGGGTCATCCGCGCGCTGGAGATTTATAAGCTCACCGGAGCAGTGATGGCTGACCAGTCCCGCAGGCAGGAGAAGACGTCGCCATACGAGCTGTGCGTCATTGGATTGAACACGGAGCGCAGCTATTTGTATGAGCGTGTCGATCAGCGTGTCGATCTCATGATGGAGCAGGGACTGCTTGCCGAGGTGGAGCGGCTGCTGGCGGCTGGCGTGCCAGATACGGCCATTTCGATGCAGGGTCTTGGCTACAAGGAGCTGGTTCCGTATTTGCGGGGCGAGTATACGCTGGAGCAGGCGGTGTATCTGCTCAAGCGGGATACGCGCCATTTTGCCAAGCGCCAGTTGTCCTGGTTCAGACATATGCAGGATATTCAGTGGGTGGAGCTGGACAGGTTACAAAATTTTAATGACGCCCTGCAAATTATTCATGATATAATAGCAGGAAAGTTCAAGGAGCAGCGCGAATATAAATCTAATCAATCCTATCTATAA
- a CDS encoding class I SAM-dependent methyltransferase: MIVTTSEAPVSQTVEQAKRLAAELSAVYVHRGQHSLRRIGRRLGEERLLVVTSHNLRYYEGEEQPLYFHPSMALIRIKRLISGEHDPMLVASRCAPGDEVLDCTAGLGADSLVFSFAVGAQGRVTALESEPVLAALVRDGLLRYDTGIADVNEAMRRIELIAANHAERLASLPDNSYDIVYFDPMFRRPIQESSALQPLRQLANHSELSASSVAEAVRVARKAVVLKEHRWSGEFARLGFEQVQASTSKIAYGVIAT; encoded by the coding sequence ATGATTGTAACAACATCGGAAGCGCCGGTCAGCCAGACCGTGGAGCAGGCGAAGCGGCTCGCTGCGGAGCTGTCCGCGGTCTATGTGCATCGTGGGCAGCATTCGCTGCGGCGCATCGGCCGGCGCTTGGGCGAAGAACGGCTGCTGGTGGTGACGAGCCATAACCTGCGGTATTATGAGGGGGAGGAGCAGCCGCTCTATTTTCATCCGAGCATGGCGCTTATTCGCATCAAGCGGTTGATCAGCGGCGAGCATGATCCGATGCTGGTCGCCAGCCGCTGCGCTCCTGGAGATGAAGTGCTGGATTGCACGGCTGGCCTCGGCGCGGACTCGCTGGTCTTTTCCTTTGCTGTCGGGGCGCAGGGTCGTGTCACAGCGCTGGAGAGCGAGCCCGTATTGGCAGCACTTGTCCGCGACGGACTGCTTCGGTATGATACCGGGATCGCTGATGTCAATGAGGCGATGCGGCGCATCGAGCTGATCGCGGCGAACCATGCCGAGCGCCTTGCGTCCCTGCCGGACAACAGCTACGACATCGTATATTTTGATCCGATGTTCCGCCGGCCGATCCAGGAATCCAGCGCCCTGCAGCCGCTGCGTCAGCTCGCGAATCATAGTGAGCTATCCGCATCCTCCGTTGCAGAGGCGGTGCGGGTGGCACGCAAGGCTGTCGTGCTCAAGGAGCACCGCTGGAGCGGAGAGTTTGCTCGTCTTGGCTTTGAGCAGGTGCAGGCCAGCACATCGAAAATTGCGTATGGAGTGATAGCAACGTGA